In Nocardioides sp. JS614, the sequence GGCGCCGGGTGTCCTCGGCCGCGACGACGTCGGCGCTCGCCAGCTCCTCGGCGAGCCGCGGCGGCGCGTCGGCGACCCTGCCGATCGGGGTCGCCGCCAGCACGAGCACGCCCAGGCTGTCGTCCACGCCCCGATCATCGCAGCGTCTGATCCCGGGGCCCGTATCCTCGGGCCCGTGACGACCGGCGCCCCTCCCTCCGCCTGGGAGCGCGCCCGGGGCCGGGCCCGGCTCGAGGACCCGTTCATCGGCTGGGCGGCGACCATCGCGGTCGCGCTGCTCGCCCTGTTCCTGCGGCTCTGGAAGCTCGGCAAGCCGCACGTCTTCGAGTTCGACGAGACCTACTACGCCAAGGACGCCTGGTCGCTGCTCAACTTCGGCTTCGAGCACGACACCACGGAGAAGGCCAACGACCTGATCCTCCGCGGCCAGACGCTCTCCGGCGTGTTCAAGGACACCCCGGAGATGATCGTGCACCCGGAGGTCGGCAAGTGGTTGATCGCCGCGGGCATCAAGGTCTTCGGGATGGACCCGTTCGGCTGGCGGGTCGCGGCCGCGGTCGTCGGCTCCCTGATGGTGCTGGTGATGGTCCGGCTCGCCCGGCGGCTCACCGGCTCGACGTTCCTCGGCGTCCTGGCCGGGCTGCTGCTGTGCTTCGACGGCCTGCAGTTCGTGCTCTCCCGCCTCGCCCTGCTCGACATCTTCGTGGCGTTCTTCCTGCTCTGCGGCGTGCACTGCGTGGTCGCCGACCGAGACTGGCACCGGGCGCGTCTCGCTCGCCTGGTCCCCGCACCCATCGACAGCTCCCGGTCGTGGGGACCCGTGCGCGGACTGCTGTTCCGGCCCTGGCTGCTGCTCGGCGGAATCGCCTGGGGCCTGGCGGTCGGCACCAAGTGGGAGGCCGTCTACCCGCTCGCGGCGTTCGGGCTGCTCGTCTGGCTGTGGTCGGCCGGCGCCCGCCGCTCCTTCGGCGTGCGATGGCCGATCCTGCGCTCCGCGGTCGTCGACGGCGTCCCGGCGTTCGTGCACCTCGTGCTGGTCGCGTTCGTCGTGTACGTCGCCAGCTGGACCGGCTGGCTGATCAACGCCCACCAGTACGAGGAGCACCTGTCCGCGACGCAGTACACGCACTTCGACGGCGGCCAGGACTGGCCGACCCGCACCGAGGCCGACGCGTCCGGGCTGGGCGAGGTGACCCAGTCGCTGCGGTCGCTCTGGTACTACCACCAGGACGTGTACACGTTCCACACCGAGTTCCTCAACGACAGCACCCACACCTACGCCTCGAAGCCCTCGGGCTGGCTGCTGCTCAACCGGCCGGTCGGCGTGGCCGCCGACGTCGACATCCAGCCGGGCACCCAGGGCTGCCACGCCCCGGCGGACAGCGACTGCCTGCGCCAGGTGCTGCTGCTCGGCACGCCCGTGCTGTGGTGGGCGGGCTGCCTCGCGCTGATCTACGCCGTCGTCATGTGGGCCGGCTCGAGGGACTGGCGCTTCGGCGTCGTGGTCGTCGGCGCCGCCTCGACCTGGCTGCCCTGGTTGCAGTACGACGACCGGCCGATCTTCTCCTTCTACGCCGTGATCACGCTGCCGTTCCTGGTGCTCGCGCTGGTCCTCGCGATCGGCCGCATGATCGGCCCGGGCACCGGCGCCGCGGGCCGGCGCACCGCCGGCGTGATCGCCGCGGGCACGTTCTTCGTGCTGGTGCTGCTGAACTTCGCGTGGTTCTGGCCGATCTACACCGACCAGCTGCTCACCCACTCCGAGTGGCTGGACCGGATCTGGTTCTCCCGCTGGATCTGACTCGGTGGTTGAGGTGCGAGGAGCGCCAGCGACGAGCCTCGAAACCACCATTCGTGTGATCGGCTCGCGGCCGTAGGTGGCTGCGGCCCTTGGCAGCAAAGCGGGCACGGCACGCTCGGGTCACCGTCGGGCACCCGGCTTACCGGCCGCCGCTTCGCCCCCTGACCAACCGCACGCGCACCCGGCGTGTCGCGTGCCCGTTCGTCAGGGACGCGGCGACTCGGCGCCGACCATCCGGAGGGCGAGCAGGCGGTAGTGGGCGGCGACCTCGTCGGGGGCCCAGCGCCCCTCGTCGCGGTACCAGCGGGCGACGTCGATGCCCAGGGACAAGATGGCGAGGGCCGTCATCCGGGGGTCGGGCGTGGTGAAGACGCCAGCGGCGACGCCACGGTCGAGCACGTCACGCAGCACCAGGTCGATCTCGTGGCGGATCGCGAGGACCTCGGCATGGTGCTCGGGACTGAGCGCGGCGAGCTCGTAGTTGATCACCCGCGCCCCGGTGTGCGCCTCGGCGTGGTCGCGCACGAAGTCCTCGACCAGCTGACCGAGCTGGGCCACGGGGTCGGACAGCGGCGCCACCGACGCGCGCACCAGCTCCAGCACTCGCAGGTGCCCCACGCGCGCGAGCTCGAAGAGCAGCTCCTCCTTGGAGCGGTGGTGGACGTAGAGCGCGGCCGGGCTCATCCCGGCGCTGGTCGAGATGTCGCGCGTGGTCGTCCCGTGGAAGCCGCGCACGGCGAACGCGTCCACGGCGGCGGCCGCGAGCCGGGTCCGGGCATCGGGAACGGGGCTGGACGCGCTCATGTCCAACATGGTAAGCAAGCGCTTAGCTAGGAGCAAGCCAGGACGCAGGAGGACACGTGCAAGGACTCGCCGGCAAGGTCGCGATCGTGACCGGGGCCAGCCGCGGCATCGGGCTGGGCATCGCTCAGCGCCTCGTGGACGAGGGCGCCAAGGTGTGTGTGACGGCGCGCAAGCAGGAGGCGCTCGACGCGGCCGTCGAGAGCCTGGGCGGCGCGGAGCACGCGATCGCCGTGGCCGGCAAGGCCGACGACCCAGCGCACCGCGAGGACGCCGTACGCCGCACCATCGAGACGTTCGGCAGCCTCGACCTGCTGGTCAACAACGCCGGCATCAACCCGGTGCTCGCCCACCTCGTCGACATCGACCTCGACGCCGCCCGCAAGATCGTCGAGGTCAACGCGCTCGGTGCGCTCGCCTGGGTGCAGTCGGCCCACCGCGCCTGGATGGCCGAGCACGGCGGCGCCGTCGTCAACATCTCGTCCGTGTCCGGGGTCCGCCCGGCGCCGGGCATCGCGATGTACGGCGCGTCCAAGGCGATGATGATCAGCCTCACCGAGTCGCTCGCGGTCGAGCTCGGCCCGTCGGTCCGCGTCAACGCGGTCGCCCCGGCGATCGTGAAGACCCAGTTCGCGGGCCCGCTCTTCGAGGGCCGGGAGGACGAGGTCGCGGCGAGCTACCCGCTCCAGCGGCTCGGCGTGCCCGAGGACATCGCGGGGGCGGTGGCGTTCCTGCTCTCCGACGACGCGTCCTGGGTCACCGGGCAGACGATCACCCTCGACGGCGGCGTGACCCTCACCGGCGGGCTGTGATGCACGAGCGACTGGACGGCCGCGGCGTGGTCGTCACCGGCGCCGGCCGCGGCATCGGCCGCGCACTCGCGCGCCGGCTCGCCGCCGAGGGCGCCCGCGTCGTCGTCAACGACCTCGACCCGGCGAGCGCCGAGGCCGTCGCCGCGGAGGTCGGGGGCGTCGCGGTGCCCGGCGACGCCTCGTCCGCCGACGGCGTCGCGGCGCTGGTCGAGCGCGCCACGGAGGCGCTCGGTCGCATCGACGTCTACTGCGCCAACGCCGGCATCGACGGCGCCGGCGGCCTGGGTGGGGTCGACAGCCTGCAGACCTCCGACGAGCACTGGCAGCGGATCCTCGAGGTCAACGTGCTGGCGCACGTGCGCGCCGCCCGGCTGCTGGTCCCGCGCTGGCTGGAGTCCGGCGGCGGCCGGTTCGTGGTCACGGCCTCCGCGGCGGGACTACTGACGATGATCGGCAGCGCGCCGTACTCCGTCACCAAGCACGCCGCTGTGGGCTTCGCGGAGTGGCTCTCGGTGACCTACGGCCACCGCGGGATCGTCGTGCAGGCGATCTGCCCGCAGGGGGTGCGCACGCAGATGCTGGAGGACGCCGGACCGCTGCAGGAGCTGCTCTCCCACGACGTCGCGCTCGAGCCCGAGCAGGTGGCCGACGCGTGGGTCGCCTCGCTCGAGGACGATCGGTTCCTGGTGCTCCCCCATCCGGAGGTCGCCGGCTACTACGCCGCCCGTGCCGCCGACACCGACCGGTGGCTGGCCGGCATGCGCCGCCTCCAGCACAAGGTCGACGAGGCACTCGACCGGAGCGGACGGCCGGCGTGAGCGACCTGCAGACCCACGGCCTCCCCGGTCTCGACCTGGTCGCCTTCCGCCGGTGGTATGACGAGCAGCGACCCGGCGAGATCGCCGGCGAGCTGCGCGCCCGGGTGATCGCCGGCGGCCGCTCGAACCTCACCTACGAGGTCACCGACGGCGACTCCTGGTGGATCGTGCGGCGGCCGCCGCTCGGGCACGTCCAGGCGACCGCCCACGACATGGGCCGCGAGTACACCGCGATGAGCGCGCTGGCGGACACGGCCGTGCCGGTCCCGACCACCTACGCGCACTGCCCCGACCCCGAGGTCCTCGGCGCCCCGTTCTACGTGATGGAGCGGGTCGCGGGCACGGCGTACCGCTCGGTCGCGCAGCTCGCGCCGCTCGGCCCGGAGCGCACCGCCACCATCGCCGGCCGGATGATCGTGGTGCTGGCCACCCTGCACGCGGTCGAACCCGCGTCGGTCGGGCTCGCGGAGTTCGGCCGGCCCGAGGGTTTCCTCGAGCGGCAGGTCCGGCGGTGGGGCCAGCAGCTCGCGGGGTCCAAGACGACCGATCGCCCGGACGCCGACGAGCTGCACCGCCGCCTCGCCGCACGAGTGCCCGAGGACGACGACGACTGGGTCGGGATCGTGCACGGCGACTACCGCCTCGACAACCTGCTCGTCTGCACCGACGACCGCATCAAGGCGGTCGTGGACTGGGAGATGGCCACCCTCGGCGACGCCCGCACCGACCTCGCACTGCTGCTGGTCTACGACCGGCTGGCCGAGCTGCCGGCGGCCGGGCTGGTGTCCGACGTGAGCACGGCGCCCGGCTACCCGACCGGTGAGGAGCACCTCGCGCGGTACGCCGCAGCGCGCGGCCGCGATCTCGGCGACCTGAGATCCGGCATGAGGTTCCACCTCGGGCTGGCCTACTTCAAGCTCGCGGTGATCCTCGAGGGCATCCACTACCGCTTCCTGCAAGGAGCCACGGTCGGCGACGGCTTCGACCAGATCGGCACCGGCTTCGACCCCCTGATCACAGCAGGGCTTTCTGCCCTCGGAGAGGACTGAGATGGACTTCGGACACGACGACAAGACCGCCGAGCTGATCGCGAGGCTCGAGACGTTCATGGCGGAGCGGATCGTGCCGTCCGCGCCGCTCTTCCACGAGCAGCTCGGACAGCTCGAGGACCGCTGGGCCTGGACGGAGACGCCGGTGCTCAAGGAGCTGCAGGCCGAGGCCCGCGGCCTCGGGCTGTGGAACCTCTTCCTGCCCCACGAGCACGCCGACTCCCCGGGGCTGACCAACCTGCAGTACGCACCGCTCGCCGAGATCACCGGCCGCCTGGGCCACCTGGCGCCGGCCACGCTCAACTGCGCGGCGCCCGACACCGGCAACATGGAGGTGCTCTCGCTGTTCGGCACGGCGGAGCAGAAGGAGCGCTGGCTCCAGCCGCTGCTGGCCGGCGACATCCGCTCGGCGTTCGCGATGACCGAGCCGGACGTCGCGTCGTCGGACGCGACCAACATCGAGACCCGGATCGAGCGCGACGGCGACGAGTACGTCATCAACGGCCGCAAGTGGTGGATCACCGGCGCGATGAACCCGCACGCCGAGATCTTCATCGTGATGGGCAAGACCGACCCGTCCGCGTCCCGGCACCGCCAGCAGAGCATGGTCCTGGTGCCGCGGGACACCCCGGGCGTGGTGGTGAAGCGGGGCATGGAGGTGTTCGGGTACGACGACCACGAGCACGGCGGCCACGCCGAGCTGGAGTTCCACGACGTCCGCGTGCCGGTCACCAACCTCATCGGCGAGGAGGGTGCCGGGTTCGCGATCGCGCAGGCGCGACTCGGCCCCGGACGCATCCACCACTGCATGCGCGCCATCGGGGTCGCCGAGGCCGCGATCGAGCTGATGAGCCGGCGCGCGTCGTCGCGGGTCGCGTTCGGCCGCCCGCTGGCCGACCAGGGCGTGGTGCGCGGGTGGATCGCCGAGTCTCGGGTCCGCGTCGAGCAGCTGCGGCTGCTGGTGCTCAAGACCGCGTGGCTGATGGACACCATCGGCAACCGTGGCGCCCACACCGAGATCCAGGCGATCAAGATCGCCACCCCCGAGACCGTCCAGTGGATCCTCGACAAGGCGATCCAGGTGCACGGCGGCGGCGGGCTGTCCCAGGACTTCCCGCTCGCCTACGCGTACGCCCAGGTCCGCACGCTGCGCTTCGCCGACGGGCCCGACGAGGTGCACAAGAGCTCACTGGCCAAGGCCGAGATCGCCCGCTGGAAGGACTGAGGCCATGGACCTCAGCCGCAGCGAGGAGCAGCAGGCGTTCCGCACGCTCGTGCGTGACTTCCTCGACCGTGCGGCGGTCCCGCCGCACCGCACC encodes:
- a CDS encoding phosphotransferase family protein, with amino-acid sequence MSDLQTHGLPGLDLVAFRRWYDEQRPGEIAGELRARVIAGGRSNLTYEVTDGDSWWIVRRPPLGHVQATAHDMGREYTAMSALADTAVPVPTTYAHCPDPEVLGAPFYVMERVAGTAYRSVAQLAPLGPERTATIAGRMIVVLATLHAVEPASVGLAEFGRPEGFLERQVRRWGQQLAGSKTTDRPDADELHRRLAARVPEDDDDWVGIVHGDYRLDNLLVCTDDRIKAVVDWEMATLGDARTDLALLLVYDRLAELPAAGLVSDVSTAPGYPTGEEHLARYAAARGRDLGDLRSGMRFHLGLAYFKLAVILEGIHYRFLQGATVGDGFDQIGTGFDPLITAGLSALGED
- a CDS encoding acyl-CoA dehydrogenase family protein, whose product is MDLSRSEEQQAFRTLVRDFLDRAAVPPHRTARDRAETGVRAFV
- a CDS encoding SDR family oxidoreductase gives rise to the protein MQGLAGKVAIVTGASRGIGLGIAQRLVDEGAKVCVTARKQEALDAAVESLGGAEHAIAVAGKADDPAHREDAVRRTIETFGSLDLLVNNAGINPVLAHLVDIDLDAARKIVEVNALGALAWVQSAHRAWMAEHGGAVVNISSVSGVRPAPGIAMYGASKAMMISLTESLAVELGPSVRVNAVAPAIVKTQFAGPLFEGREDEVAASYPLQRLGVPEDIAGAVAFLLSDDASWVTGQTITLDGGVTLTGGL
- a CDS encoding dolichyl-phosphate-mannose--protein mannosyltransferase, which codes for MTTGAPPSAWERARGRARLEDPFIGWAATIAVALLALFLRLWKLGKPHVFEFDETYYAKDAWSLLNFGFEHDTTEKANDLILRGQTLSGVFKDTPEMIVHPEVGKWLIAAGIKVFGMDPFGWRVAAAVVGSLMVLVMVRLARRLTGSTFLGVLAGLLLCFDGLQFVLSRLALLDIFVAFFLLCGVHCVVADRDWHRARLARLVPAPIDSSRSWGPVRGLLFRPWLLLGGIAWGLAVGTKWEAVYPLAAFGLLVWLWSAGARRSFGVRWPILRSAVVDGVPAFVHLVLVAFVVYVASWTGWLINAHQYEEHLSATQYTHFDGGQDWPTRTEADASGLGEVTQSLRSLWYYHQDVYTFHTEFLNDSTHTYASKPSGWLLLNRPVGVAADVDIQPGTQGCHAPADSDCLRQVLLLGTPVLWWAGCLALIYAVVMWAGSRDWRFGVVVVGAASTWLPWLQYDDRPIFSFYAVITLPFLVLALVLAIGRMIGPGTGAAGRRTAGVIAAGTFFVLVLLNFAWFWPIYTDQLLTHSEWLDRIWFSRWI
- a CDS encoding acyl-CoA dehydrogenase family protein, translating into MDFGHDDKTAELIARLETFMAERIVPSAPLFHEQLGQLEDRWAWTETPVLKELQAEARGLGLWNLFLPHEHADSPGLTNLQYAPLAEITGRLGHLAPATLNCAAPDTGNMEVLSLFGTAEQKERWLQPLLAGDIRSAFAMTEPDVASSDATNIETRIERDGDEYVINGRKWWITGAMNPHAEIFIVMGKTDPSASRHRQQSMVLVPRDTPGVVVKRGMEVFGYDDHEHGGHAELEFHDVRVPVTNLIGEEGAGFAIAQARLGPGRIHHCMRAIGVAEAAIELMSRRASSRVAFGRPLADQGVVRGWIAESRVRVEQLRLLVLKTAWLMDTIGNRGAHTEIQAIKIATPETVQWILDKAIQVHGGGGLSQDFPLAYAYAQVRTLRFADGPDEVHKSSLAKAEIARWKD
- a CDS encoding SDR family NAD(P)-dependent oxidoreductase — encoded protein: MHERLDGRGVVVTGAGRGIGRALARRLAAEGARVVVNDLDPASAEAVAAEVGGVAVPGDASSADGVAALVERATEALGRIDVYCANAGIDGAGGLGGVDSLQTSDEHWQRILEVNVLAHVRAARLLVPRWLESGGGRFVVTASAAGLLTMIGSAPYSVTKHAAVGFAEWLSVTYGHRGIVVQAICPQGVRTQMLEDAGPLQELLSHDVALEPEQVADAWVASLEDDRFLVLPHPEVAGYYAARAADTDRWLAGMRRLQHKVDEALDRSGRPA
- a CDS encoding TetR/AcrR family transcriptional regulator — encoded protein: MSASSPVPDARTRLAAAAVDAFAVRGFHGTTTRDISTSAGMSPAALYVHHRSKEELLFELARVGHLRVLELVRASVAPLSDPVAQLGQLVEDFVRDHAEAHTGARVINYELAALSPEHHAEVLAIRHEIDLVLRDVLDRGVAAGVFTTPDPRMTALAILSLGIDVARWYRDEGRWAPDEVAAHYRLLALRMVGAESPRP